DNA from Marinagarivorans cellulosilyticus:
GACTCTTCCGTTTCTGCATTACTGCTCAAAGAGCAGGGCTTTCAAGTTGAAGGCCTATTTATGAAAAACTGGGACGAAGACGATGGCACAGAATATTGTACAGCCAAACAAGACCTTGCAGATGCTCAAGCCGTATGCGACAAACTGCAAATTCCACTGCACACGGCCAACTTTGCCGCTGAATATTGGGACAACGTATTTGAGTACTTTTTAGCGGAATATAAAGCGGGCCGCACCCCAAACCCCGATATTTTGTGCAATCGCGAAATCAAATTTAAGGTGTTTTTGCAGTATGCCGAAATGCTGGGTGGCAGCCATATTGCCACAGGGCATTATGCGCGCACCCATATTAACGGCGCCGAAACACAGCTACACAAAGGGCTAGATCCAAACAAAGATCAATCCTATTTTTTACACGCGGTAGGCGGTAAAGAGTTTGCAAAAACGCTCTTCCCTATTGGCAATATCGAAAAACCCAAAGTACGCGCCCTGGCCGAGCAGCACGACCTAATTACCCATAACAAAAAAGACAGCACCGGTATTTGCTTTATCGGAGAAAGGCGCTTTAAAGACTTTTTAGCCCAGTACTTACCCGCCCAGCCAGGT
Protein-coding regions in this window:
- the mnmA gene encoding tRNA 2-thiouridine(34) synthase MnmA produces the protein MPSPETPNNKVIVGMSGGVDSSVSALLLKEQGFQVEGLFMKNWDEDDGTEYCTAKQDLADAQAVCDKLQIPLHTANFAAEYWDNVFEYFLAEYKAGRTPNPDILCNREIKFKVFLQYAEMLGGSHIATGHYARTHINGAETQLHKGLDPNKDQSYFLHAVGGKEFAKTLFPIGNIEKPKVRALAEQHDLITHNKKDSTGICFIGERRFKDFLAQYLPAQPGNIVTETGKIIGTHQGLMYHTIGQRQGLGIGGVAGAPEEPWYVAVKDLTSNELIVVQGKHHPLLMAETLTTEVCHWINPTTIAPNKTLAAKTRYRQPDQACKIEPHQTINHLGQTVNGLKVSFDSPQRAITPGQYAVFYDGDHCLGGAIINAAQ